From the genome of Oncorhynchus tshawytscha isolate Ot180627B linkage group LG31, Otsh_v2.0, whole genome shotgun sequence, one region includes:
- the LOC112229357 gene encoding uncharacterized protein LOC112229357: MASSEQGKDTLPTLQYNVSSGTLYTGPAGLHHCTECFNNSFFHSYNRCFCSYNHWFCSYKHWFCSYKRWFCSYNHWFCSYKHWFCSYKHWFCSYNHWFCSYKSWFCSYKRWSRCSYKRWSRCSYKRSSCCSYKRRSCCSYKRWSRCSYKRWSCCSYNSWSCCSYKHWSRCSYKRWSCCSYNSWSCSYKRWSRCSYKRWSRCSYKRWSCCSYKRRSCCSYKRWSRCSYKRWSCCSYKRWSCCSYKRWSRCSYKRWSCCSYKRWSCCSYNRCASSYNLCSCSYNSSNCPIFQTKLQPSNRSVSVVFCGDSSALQPVVLSGEPPLAWSLYCSGLYRLSGYE, translated from the exons ATGGCTTCATCAGAGCAAGGAAAG GACACCTTACCTACTCTCCAATATAATGTATCTTCTGGGACTCTGTACACTGGCCCTGCTGGCCTCCACCATTGCACAG AATGTTTCAACAATAGCTTCTTTCACTCCTACAATCGCTGTTTCTGCTCCTACAATCACTGGTTCTGCTCCTACAAACACTGGTTCTGCTCCTACAAGCGCTGGTTCTGCTCCTACAATCACTGGTTCTGCTCCTACAAACACTGGTTCTGCTCCTACAAACACTGGTTCTGCTCCTACAATCACTGGTTCTGCTCCTACAAGAGCTGGTTCTGCTCCTACAAGCGCTGGTCCCGTTGCTCCTACAAGCGCTGGTCCCGTTGCTCCTACAAGCGCTCGTCCTGTTGCTCCTACAAGCGCAGGTCCTGTTGCTCCTACAAGCGCTGGTCCCGTTGCTCCTACAAGCGCTGGTCCTGTTGCTCCTACAACAGCTGGTCCTGTTGCTCCTACAAGCACTGGTCCCGTTGCTCCTACAAGCGCTGGTCCTGTTGCTCCTACAACAGCTGGTCCTGCTCCTACAAGCGCTGGTCCCGTTGCTCCTACAAGCGCTGGTCCCGTTGCTCCTACAAGCGCTGGTCCTGTTGCTCCTACAAGCGCAGGTCCTGTTGCTCCTACAAGCGCTGGTCCCGTTGCTCCTACAAGCGCTGGTCCTGTTGCTCCTACAAGCGCTGGTCCTGTTGCTCCTACAAGCGCTGGTCCCGTTGCTCCTACAAGCGCTGGTCCTGTTGCTCCTACAAGCGCTGGTCCTGTTGCTCCTACAACCGCTGTGCCAGCTCTTACAACCTCTGTTCCTGCTCCTACAACAGCAGCAACTGTCCAATCTTCCAAACCAAGTTGCAGCCCAGCAACCGGAGCGTCTCTGTTGTGTTCTGTGGTGATTCTTCTGCTCTACAGCCTGTAGTACTAAGTGGTGAACCCCCTCTGGCCTGGAGTTTGTATTGTTCAGGACTATATAGACTGAGTGGCTATGAATGA